In a genomic window of Rhopalosiphum maidis isolate BTI-1 chromosome 4, ASM367621v3, whole genome shotgun sequence:
- the LOC113560954 gene encoding inositol monophosphatase 1-like has product MSDSNEEVNLHECLELITRLARHAGKIIKSRINEKKTIETKASSIDFVTETDQEVEKLLIEGIKQKYPHHKFIGEESFAAGIKEKLTCAPTWVIDPVDGTTNFVHSYPNVCISIGLVVGCDVKLGVIFNPILDMFFRAIKGEGSFLNDEPIKVSGVKQLTDALVAVEFGSVRTEEFRNIVNHNINYLATNAHGVRSGGSAAWNLAQVARGAIDLYMEMGIHAWDMAAGYIIVKEAGGTVIDPAGNDFKLMNRRILATSSTEIAEEVYSKFQQYYPEHD; this is encoded by the exons ATGTCTGATTCTAACGAAGAGGTCAATCTGCATGAATGTTTAGAACTGATAACGAGACTCGCGCGACACGCCGGCAAg attataaaatctCGAATCaatgagaaaaaaacaatagagACTAAAGCCAGTTCTATTGACTTTGTCACTGAAACAGATCAAGAAGttgaaaaattacttattgagGGAATCAAACAGAAATATCCACATcacaa atttattggAGAGGAATCTTTTGCTGCTggtattaaagaaaaactgACATGTGCTCCAACTTGGGTCATTGATCCTGTGGATGGCACCACCAATTTTGTGCATAGTTATCCAAACGTTTGCATATCTATTGGTTTGGTTGTTGGCTGTGATGTTAAGTTAGGAGTTATCTTCAATCCAATATTGGATATGTTTTTTAGAGCAATCAAAGGTGAaggttcatttttaaatgatgaaCCAATTAAAGTCAGTGGCGTAAAAC aacttaCTGATGCTTTAGTCGCTGTAGAATTTGGTTCTGTAAGAACTGAAGAATTCAGGAATATTGTTAaccataatatcaattatttagcaACAAATGCTCATgg tgttCGTTCTGGTGGTTCAGCCGCTTGGAATTTAGCTCAAGTAGCTAGAGGCGCTATTGATCTGTATATGGAAATGGGTATCCATGCTTGGGACATGGCTGCTggatacattattgtaaaagaaGCTGGGGGTACTGTGATTGATCCAGctg gtaatgattttaaattaatgaatcgAAGGATATTAGCTACATCATCAACAGAAATCGCTGAAGAAGTATATTCAAAATTCCAACAATATTATCCAGAACATGATTAA
- the LOC113557647 gene encoding uncharacterized protein LOC113557647, whose protein sequence is MMNRLLRCNDDLASFIRDERINYCELYDDHVFINRFRISKATFSIILRLIEEEISPPSQRYFGVLKRKFPVLSKGITVNLSNTQAIIVMCAVMQNICIDMHDEVPNDLCEDNNDENIREGNFFDLPENTRGRQERDQGIRDHFVNLL, encoded by the exons ATGATGAACAGATTATTGCGATGCAACGACGACCTCGCATCTTTTATAAGAGATGAGAGAATCAACTATTGCGAATTATATGACGATCATGTTTTCATAAATAGATTTCGTATTTCAAAAGCTACGTTTAGTATTATCTTGAGATTGATAGAAGAAGAAATATCTCCTCCCTCTCAAAG atattttggaGTTCTAAAACGAAAATTCCCAGTGCTCAGCAAAGGAATTACAGTTAATTTGAGTAACACCCAAGCAATAATAGTGATGTGTGCTGTTATGCAAAATATCTGTATTGATATGCATGATGAAGTTCCTAATGATTTATGTGAAGACAACAATGATGAAAATATCAGAGAaggaaatttttttgatttgccAGAAAATACAAGAGGTAGGCAAGAAAGAGATCAGGGGATCAGGGATCACTTTGTCAATTTACTATGA